The following nucleotide sequence is from Roseivirga sp. BDSF3-8.
CAGCCCTGTGAGAGGGTAAAGGAATATCTGCAGGAGAGGAAAATAAATGTTTCTGTCTCTCACAGATCCAGCACGCGGCTGGATATGGAGGCGAGACACCTGGAAGGTGTCATGAGGGCCTCGGTGCATTACTACAATAACGAAGAGGATCTGGAAAAACTTACGAAAGCTCTTAAGGCCTTCACAAGTAGCTAAATAGGCTTTCTATAAGCAGATCATAAAAAATATCCGCTCATAGTAAGCTGGGGATAGATGGTAATTTATTCACATATCTTTATTTTGCATACGATAAGCATTTTGTGAATATTTTATTTACTAGTTTAGACCAGTGACCATCGATCTGTTAGCTGCAACTTTTTCAGAAGACCCTTACAGGGAATATGACCGGATAAGAGATGCCGCAGGCGTTTACTATGATAAAGCTGCTCAAAGTTTTGTTGTAGCAGATTACGAAGGCGTGAATCAGCTCGTGGGTCAATCGGCTATCTCACCTTACTCCTATCTGTGGGAGGTAGAATCTGTTGAGGCAAAGCAACCTCTTATACCGGGGGAAAGTCCGTTTATACTTGCTTCGGCTTCTGCACCTAAAGGGCTACCGGGCCTGGAAGGGATAAAATCAATTATTGAGAAAAATTCTGAGGACCTTCTCTCCCGAATTAGTAGTGGATTGAGGTTTGATCTGGTTAGGCAATTCTCCTCCTTATTACCTTATGGCATATTTGCCGATATAACGGGTATATCGAGAACGGATATACCAAGATTGCAGCATTGGCATGCTGCTTTTCTGGATATGCTGAAAAATATTGAGCGGAACCCGGACATAGCAGTAAATAGTGAGAATAGCCGCTCACAGATGCGCCGCTACTTCGATGGAGTAAGTGAGTATAATGACCGGGATAACGCTCCTTTTGAATGGTCTGACCTGGGTGAAAGAAGAGATCCGGCCCTGGGCGCCTTACTTATGTGTGGAGGTATGCACTTTGAAGAGGCCTTTGCCCGATATATGCTTTACCTGGCTAATAATAAGGCTGTAAGAAAAGAGGTTCTCTCAAATGATGAGGTAGCCTTGAATGTTCTGCGTGAGATATATCGCTGCTTTGCTCCCAGGCCTATTATTATGGTTCAAAATCACGAGGATATCCTCCTTAAAGGGATAGAAATACCCAAAAGTAGCCGCATCAATTTGCTTGTTTCGGCTGCCAACCGTGATGAGACGGTATTTTCTGCCGGGGCTACACCTGAGCCGTATGCAGAATCCGGCAACGGGCCTATGGTATTTACAGGCAGTCAATTTCCACTGAGTAATGTAAGCAATGAGTATCACGTTTACGCAGCCAGAGTAAGCAACCTGATTGCTGTTATTGCTTCCAGGCAAATATTTACAAGATTTTCCGATCTGGAATTTCCTGAATCGGCTAACTGGGTGCGATCCCGGTCACTGGTGGCACAGCTTGCGAGAACATAAAAAAAGGACAGAATAAAATCCTGCCCTTTTTCATCGCTAAACCTAACCTAACACAATTTCTACAAGCAGATTTTCTATTAAAAACCTGCAAAGATTTTCCAATAAATTTTTGACCAGGGGATATTGAATGCACATTGCCTTTGATAAAGGCAAAAAATCAATTGTGCACAGAAACCAAAGATGGCTTCGAAAGACATGTTAGCTGGTCAAAAATCCTCACAACCGAAATTCATCTCCGGCTTATGAAGTTATTTAGTGCCAAATTAGCGCTGCTTAATTCCATGCCCAAATGGAATTGACCGGATTCCATTTTCATGTAAGATGTTTCGGTATTGACTCCGTATTTAAATCCATTCTCTGAAGGGATTGCCGCAAAACCTCCACGCATACAGATATTATTTCTATGTTACCCCCCCTGGATTAGCTAAAAATAATGAGTGGGCTTAGCGTAATTTTGTGCACTAATCATTGCAAACGATTAGCATAATGTTGCATATTGAATCAATAGTCTATATCCAATGCCTTTCAAAGCCCTGCTTCTCCTTCTATTTTCTGTGTATCCAATTGCTCTGCAAGCTCAGCACCCTGATGTTAATGTACTTACTGCAGACTCTATGCATGGCCGTGGATATGTAATGGAAGGCATGCAAAAGGCTGCGGACTATGTGGCTTCAGCGTTTGAAGAACTTGGCCTTTTACCTTTACCTGAAACAAAGGGATACTTTCAGTATTTCAGTCATCCGGTGAATACATTTCCGGGGGAGGTTTCTCTTAGCATTAACGGCAATCTACTGCAGCCAGGTGCAGATTACCTGGCAGACCCTGCCTCTCCTTCGATTGCAGGGCGATATGTTTTACATACTACAAAAGGGATGCCGCCCACGGATAATAGCCTTATTGTGATAAGGGATACATTTGCCAGTACAGAAAGATACAATCGCATACTGGAAGAGATCCGTAACTACTGTGCCCTGGAAAATACGCCGGGTGCAGGGGCCATCCTGGTTACGCAGCGTAAACTGACGTGGTCTGTAGCGACTGAACAATACGCTAAGCCTCTGCTGATCATTAAGGAGAACGCTTGGATAGATAGGGCTGAGAATATTGATATAAGGGTAGAAGCAAGGTTTGTTAGTGATTTTAGGGCTGCCAACGTGATGGCCATAGCGAGGGGGACCCAACAGGATAGTACTGTAATTATAGGGGCACACTATGACCACCTGGGCAGAATGGGCAGGAAAACTCTCTTTCCCGGTGCTAATGACAATGCGAGTGGCACGGCCATGTTGTTGGATTTGGCGAGGTACTTTAGTGTGCACCGGCCCAGGTATAACATGGTGTTTGTCGCATTTGCCTCAGAAGAAGCTGGCCTAATTGGTTCACGGTTTTTTACTGAAAACCCGCCCACACCTCTGGAACAGGTAAGGCTTATGATAAACCTGGATCTCACCGGTACAGGGCAGGAAGGTATTACGGTGGTCAATGGCAGTATTTTACATGGTATCTTTGATGAGCTTCAGTCTTTAAATGAGCGTAGGGAGTTGCTTCCTGTAATTAAGCCAAGGGGAGAAGCCTGTAATAGTGACCACTGTCCTTTCTATAATAAGGGTGTACCAGCGATATTTATCTATACCATGGGGGGAATCAAGGCGTATCATGATATTTACGACCGTGCAGAAACGTTACCTCTCACAGAGTTTATTAATCTGAAGCGTCTCCTAATCGAATACATTTCATCTTTATGAATACGATAAAAACCATAGCACTGGTAGCCCACGACAACAAGAAAGCAGATCTTATGGAATGGGCGATCCATAATAAATCTATCCTGAGTAATTATGAGCTGGTAGCGACAGGTACTACAGGCAGACTACTGGAAGAGGAAACGAAACTACCAATTAAAAGGCTACGAAGCGGACCGCTTGGCGGAGACCAGCAACTGGGGGCGATGATAGCAGAGCAAAAGGTAGACCTGCTCATTTTCTTCTGGGATCCGCTGGAGCCTCAGCCACATGACCCGGATGTAAAAGCCCTTCTACGCATAGCGGTGGTCTGGAACTTACCGGTAGCATGCAACCGTACTACTGCTGATATGCTGATAGCCAGCCCTGTACTAAGCGATAAGAGCTACCAAAGGAAGTTACCCGACTTTCAGAATTACATAGAAAGAAAAGTTTAGCCACAATTATTAGCATATCTTGCATTTATACTAAATTTTTTATCCTGCTGATTAGCATACCCCACTGAATAAAATTTCTTCTGAAGGCCAATAGGAAATACTCTAAACGCATATTACCTAACACTAAAAGCATAAAACGCCTGATATAGGGGATTAACTGCTATGTCAACTGATTTAGCAAATACTTTCGGCCCAGATCAACGCCCGAAAGTATGCGATTCAGATATGGACTGGTATCAGATATATCCGTGATAGAACGAAAGCTGCAGGCTGCCTTCAGAAGCAGCGGATATGAAAAACAATTTAATGCCTCGGCAGGTATGGTTATGCCTGTGGTATATGACGAGGGCCACCTGGATTTTGTCCGCTGGGGAGGCAGGGGTATTTCTGCAGTTGCCGCTACCTCTGGCATAGTCAGGCACCCGAGGTTCAGACACGCGGTCAGAAACCGGCGGTGCCTTGTGCCTGCTAATTATTGGCTACTGCTGGGGAACCCACCTTACCTCATGCATTCGCTAACGGACCGGCTGGTTACCTATGCCGGCATCTGTAACAGCTATCCTCATCCTACCATAGAAAACAGGTATGTAACGTGCTACTCCATCATCCTCTGTCCGGCGCCAGACAAACTTCGCTCACTGGTAAACTATGTCCCGGTCACAATACAGGCGGGTGACAGGCGAAAGTGGCTTAAAAAAACGGCCTCGCTGAACCAGGTAACACGGTTGCTTTCACCGGACAGGGCGGCAGATGGTTTTCCGGTAGATCCCATGATCAATGACCCGTCACTAAACAACCGGGAGGCCATTAATCCTACAGGGCCTACGATAGACCAACACATCACCCTGATAAGGAGAAAGCAAACTGAGGAATTACGGACGGACAGGCGCAGGTATAAAGAAATGGTAGGCACTGCAAAGGAGAGAAAGGTAGTGGAAAAAAGACATGAGTCATGAAAAATTAATCTCCTGCTTTCCTCAAACCATCCCATATTTTAAGCAGTTAGGGAATAATGAGCAGAAAACGAACCATCTTTTGGCTCAGGAACGATCTGCGACTTCATGATAACCACGCCCTGGTAACCGCACTTGAAAAAGCGGATGAGATCGTGCCTGTTTATTGTTTTGATCCCCGGCACTACCACACTACAAGCATCGATTATCCGAAAACGGGCAGCTATCGCGCCCAATTCTTATTGGAAACCCTTACTAACCTCCGCGACAACTTCAGAAAACGCGGGGGTGATATCATTATCCGGCAGGGCCTTCCGGAAAAAATCATACCTGATCTGGCTGAGCAGTATGAAGCGAGAGAGGTAGTAGCTTCTAAGGAAGTAACTACAGAAGAGGTAAAGGTGGAGGATAAATTAGAAAAAGCTCTGTATGCAAAGGGTAAATCTTTTACTATGGTGTGGCAGTCTACCCTGTTACATGTGGATGATATCCCCTGGCCTGTACGAAACCTGCCGGATACGTTTACTGATTTTAGAAAGGAAAGTGAAAGGTCTGTGGAGGTAAGAGACCTCCTTCCGGTACCTGACACCCTCCCGGTACCCCCTGACCTGGTGCCTGGTGAAATCCCTCACCTGGAAGACCTGGGGCTGGAAGAAACTGCCATAGATGAGAGGGGTGTACTGCATTATAAAGGTGGGGAGGATGAAGGACTTAAGAGGCTTCAGGCTTATATATGGGAGAAAGACTGCCTGAAATCATATAAGGAAACACGAAATGGTATGCTGGGGGCTGACTATAGCTCTAAGTTCTCTGCCTGGCTGGCAAATGGCAGCATTTCCCCACGAAAAATATATGCGGAGGTAAAACGCTACGAAGAGGAGCGAAGGAGTAATCAGTCTACCTACTGGATGATATTTGAATTGCGCTGGAGAGACTACTTCCGATTTGTAGCAAAGAAATATGGAAATCTCCTTTTTGTAAAAGGGGGCCCTAAACAGAAAACCCTGGAAATGAATAATGATGAGGAGAAGTTCAAATGCTGGGCGGAAGGCAGAACGGGCATACCGTTTATAGACGCGAATATGAAGGAGATCGCGCTGACAGGGTATATGTCTAACCGAGGACGGCAGAATGTGGCGAGCTTCCTGGTTAAGGACTTAAAAGTAAACTGGATCTGGGGTGCATCGTATTTTGAAAGTATGCTGATAGACTATGACCCATGCAGCAACTGGGGAAACTGGTGCTATGTAGCGGGGGTAGGAAATGACCCACGTGAAAACAGGTACTTTAACATAATGAGCCAGGCAAACAGGTATGATGGTAAAGGGGAGTATGTAAAACACTGGCTCCCTGAGCTAGAACCCCTACCTGCGTCGGCGGTACACCATCCCGGATACCTGAGGGAAAAAGAGCTTGCAGGTTACGGTATCCGGCTTCCGGAAGATTATCCGGAGCCAGTGGTGGATTTTGACAAGTGGCTGTAAACTAGCGGATGAGGTCTACAAGCCTGAAATAATCCAGCATAGTTTTTCTGAAAACCTCCCTCTCCTCTTTATCTGAAAACAGGGGCATGGGTTCACCTTGTACCATGATGGTGAATTCATGTCCATCCTGAATGCTCGTATAGATATCCACAGCCGAGCGGAAATTATCCTCTTTATTACCTCCGGAAAAAATGTATTTACCTGAATTATCCGCGTCCGGATCTAACCAGTTTACCACAAGGCTATCTTCCGAATCAAGAAATTCATTGGTCTCAAGGAGGATGTACGCTTCATCATGTGCCCAATTAAGCGCTATGGCAGGATACATTACAGCATGGTCTGTATCAGACGACCTGTCTTCTAATCTGAATATTTCTACGTTTGAGCCTGCAAGACCCTGTTTTTCATAGCTGGTCTGGCGGACATTTTTGAAAAATAATTCAGAGGCATCAGAAGTAGTGAAGCGGACATTATCACGTGATACACGCTTATCTTTATCGCCACTACACGCAGCGATAAGGAGTAACAGTATGATACTGAGATATTTCATTGAGGCAAAACTTAATTTATTCAGTCCTTGTTAGCTTCCAAATTATAAGGTTTTCCTATATTTTCGAAGAATCGTGTGAATTGTGTGTGACAGGCCTGTTGCATAGACTCCATTTATCAGCATTTCTTACATGACTGTTATTTGGAAGTCAAATAGCTTTATTTTCAGGTCTTGTAATATGATTTTTGTTGGACAGAGAATACAATCTCTCCCGTTCGGCGCGTTGTATGAAAGCGCACCGGCAACGAATGTGTTATTTTAGGTTTATTGGATAAACAGAACAGGTTATGAAAAATTTTGTGAGACTAGCTCAGGGGCTATCGGTCTGTCTGCTTGCAGCAGCTACACTGACCGGTTGTTCCAAAGGCAACCCAACGGCCAAAAACCCGGGGCCTATTAGTACTGCTACCGGTCTTGCCTACAATGATGACGGTGGATTTCAGGTAAAAGAATTTCGTGGCCAGCCCGAAGGCCCTAACCTCGTCTTTATACAAGGTGGTCGTACCACACTCGGATCTTTCGAAGAAGATGTAGCCTACACACGCGATAACCTGGAAAGAACGGTTACCGTAGCGTCTTTTTACATGGACGAAACCGAGGTAGCGAATATCCACTGGCTAGAGTATCTATTCTACGTAAAAGTAGACTCCTCAAGAGAATTTTACAGATCTGCTTTGCCTGATACGACTGTATGGGCCCGCGATCTTGCTTATAATGACCCTTATGTAGATCATTACCTTCGCTATCCTGGTTTCCGCTATTTTCCTGTGGTTGGTGTAAGCTGGAAACAGGCAAATGACTACTGTAAGTGGAGAACGTCTGTAGTTAATTACAACCTGTATGAGCAGTCTGGCCTTGACGAAATTCCTGCTGAAGTAGGTGGCCGTATTCCTCTGGAAACAGGCGTGGTTCTGCCTGACTACCGTCTCCCTACTGAAGCTGAGTGGGAATATGCTGCTCAGGCTCTTATCGGTACGCAGTGGCTGGACGAGAACCAGACGCACAAAAGGCTTTATCCATGGGATGGTCACGCTCTGCGTAACCCTTACGGAAAACAAATGGGTTACTTCATGGCTAACTTCAAACGTGGCCGTGGTGACTACGCCGGTATTGCTGGTAAGCTGAATGACGGCGCCATGATCACTGCTTATGTTTACGAATACCCTCCGAACGATTTCGGTTTGTATAACATGGCAGGCAATGTTAACGAATGGGTGCTTGACGTATATCGTCCGCTTTCATTCCAGGACTTTGAAGATATGAACCCTGTTCGCCGTGATGGTACACTGGATCCTTCTACCGGATATGATTCCAGAAGCAATCCCCGTGATACCAGAAGTGGTGTATATAACTCACTCGTTACTGATAATGTAAGGGTATATAAAGGCGGTAGCTGGAAGGATGTAGCTTACTGGATGTCTCCCGGTACCAGAAGGTATTTGGAAGAAGATTCCTCAACTGCTACTGTAGGCTTCCGTTGCGCCATGATCCGAGCAGGTACTAACTACTAATTGCATTCAATAAATCTAAAATAAGAAAGAGGCTCAATGAGCCTCTTTTTTTTATTCCCCTGCAGCAAGCGCTGCCACGCCTACCTCGCTGGCGCCTGCCTGATACAATACCTCCATGCAGGCCAGCAGGGTAGCTCCTGTCGTGATCACGTCATCCACCAGCATGATCCGTCTTCCTTCAACCACTTCCTTTTTGACATTACCAAATGCTCCGCTTAAGCTTTCCATACGCTCGAGCCTTCCTTTTTTAGTTTGGGTGGATGTCTTTTTTATCCTCTGAAGGGCATGTTCTTCTATCGGAATATTAAGTGAAGCTGCTAAACCATACCCAAAATGAGCGCTCTGATTATATCCTCTTTTTCGTAATCTGGTGCTGTGAAGAGGAACCGGAATTATCACATCGCTTCGCTTATCGTACCCGGCTTCGGAAAGGATAAACCCGTAATATTTACCAAGCATGGACCCGATCTCTGGTACGTTACCATATTTAAGCTGGTGGAGCAGCCTCTGTACCCGTCCGCTTTTGGTAAACTTATAATAGGCTACTGCGTATGCTATGGGAGCAAAACCGTGAAACCTGATAGCAAGGGGGCTCTCATGTTCCACGTGGAAATTAGTGAGGGGCAGGTCCATTCTGCAGCCAGTGCATATCAGATCTTCGCCTTTGACTAGTGGAGTATGGCACGCCTCACAGCAGGAGGGGTAGATCAGGGAAAGAAAATCCGATAACATAGCTGATTATTTTTAGTAAAATTAAGGAAGAGTGAGCTTGTCACAAACTGACAGTGACCATTTCCTTTAAGACTCTATATTTGCATTCTCAATTATATCAAATGAGCATAGTAGACGAATTCAATGACTACAGAAGCCGGATGAACGATAAGATCACGTCTTCTGATAATAAAGTACTGAAGAGGATATTTAACCTCGACACAAACGCTTTTTCTGAGGGGGCGCTGGACAGAAGAACCAAAGAAATGCTCGGCCTTGTATCTTCCATGGTATTACGGTGTGACGATTGTATCAGGTATCATCTTGGAAAATGTAAAGAAGAGGGACTGACTACAGCCCAGGTATATGAGATTTTTGCAATAGCCAACCTTGTGGGAGGTACCATAGTGATCCCTCATCTCAGGAGGGCAGTAGAATATTGGGAGGCTTTGGGAGAGGAGGATAATGGCTGATAAATCTCAGCGTGATCTAGAACTGGAAAAAAAATGGTTCCGTCTGCTTTCTGCTCTTGAGAAAACCATAGGTAAGAGGCCGGCGGACATGAATGGCGTGCTCTTTCTTATAGGTGTGCAGGAGCTAGGCAGGGGGGCAATGCCTTTCAGTAAGGAAGAAAAGCAGGACCTGATGCATATAGCTATATGTAAAGTACTGAGCCTTTCAGGGTTTTATGAGTTGGAAGGCCTGGACGAGGAAGGGTGGCCCCACTGGAAGGTAGTGAAAAAACTTCCCCGACTGGATCTGAAGGAACAGGAGAAAATGCTTCAGATGCACGTAATTGATTATTTCGAACACGAATACGGATACTCTTTATAGTGGCAGTAAAGATCATAAGCTATAACGTAAATGGCATAAGGGCCGCCATGAATAAGGGCCTGATCGAATGGCTGAAGGCCACAGATGCAGATATTCTTTGCCTGCAGGAGCTAAAAGCCATGCAGGAGCAGGTAGACCTGGAGGCCTTTCGCTGCTTGGGGTACCGGCACATCGCCTGGCATTCGGCAGAAAAAAAAGGATACAGCGGTGTAGCCATACTTTCCCGGATCGAACCTGAAAATGTCACTATTGGCTGTGATATGCCGGTATATGACTGTGAGGGCCGGGTGGTAGTAGCAGATTTTGATGGCTTTTCACTCATGTCCGTCTATATGCCCAGCGGCAGCAGTGGCGATCTGCGTCAGGAATTTAAAATGAAATGGTTGAGTGACTTTGAAAATTACATTGCAGAACTAAAGCAGGAAAAGACAGATTTGGTTATCTGCGGTGATTTCAACATTTGTCATCAGGCTATAGACATTCATAACCCGGTTAGTAATAAAAATAGCTCAGGCTTCCTGCCGGAAGAGAGGGATTGGATGTCTGCTTTTATCGATAGCGGATTTATAGATACTTTCCGTCATTTGAATCCTAACCCTCATCATTACACCTGGTGGAGCTATCGTGCCGGTGCCCGTAAGAAAAACCTGGGCTGGCGAATTGACTACCACATGATCAGCGAAAGCATGCAAAACAGGCTAAAACGCTCAGTTATACTGCCTGATGCTGTACATTCTGACCATTGTCCGATACTTCTGGAAATCGAGTAGCATTTTAATTTTTTGATACGATAGGCTTTTTCGGTATTTTTTAGTTTTTAACTGATATTAGTTTGATGAAAAGGTCTGTATCACTCGTCATGCTACTTTTTACCAGCGCACTTTTTTTGACGTCGTGTGCCGGAGGAAATAGAGATGAAAGCATTTCCGGAGATAAGGAAGGGTATCGTGAAGCCAAAGGAAACCGATTTTACGGAGGTATATTAAAGGTAAATGAAAGCGAATACATTCGTAATCTATTCCCGCACAATATAACTGACGTTTACTCCTATCGCGTAGCTTCGCAGGTTTATGAAGGGCTATTCAAGTTCAATTCAGAGACTCTGGAGGTTGAAAAGAATTTGATAGACAGCTATACGGTAGATGAGAGTGGTACCAAATACAAGTTTAATCTTAAAAAAGGTGTTTTCTTCCATAATGATCCTTGCTTTACTAACGGGCAGGGAAGGGAGTTTGTAGCCGAAGACGTAGCATACTGTTTTACCCGCCTGGCTACCCCTCACAGAAATAATCAAAATGCAGCTATATTCCGTGGGTTGATAGCCGGTGCCGAGGAGTGGTATAAAGCTGCTCAGGCAGGCAATAGACCATCCGGATTTCTCAAGGGCATCCAGGTATTAGACCGTTATACGGTAGAGATCACCCTGACAGAACCTAATGCGATATTTCCGGTACATTTGGCAAGACCTCCCTGCTTTATTTATCCTAAGGAGGCAGAAAAGAAATATGGTCAGGAGCTGAGAATAAAAGCGGTGGGTACAGGCCCGTTCACTATGGGTGAGGTAAGTGAGGATATCAGTATCCTGCTCAGACGTAATGAACGCTACCATGGTGAGGATGAATTTGGGAATCAGCTACCTTTCCTTGACGCTATTAGCATACAGTTTTTAAAGGACAAAAAGTCTGAGTTACTTGAATTTAAAAAGGGTAACC
It contains:
- the gldJ gene encoding gliding motility lipoprotein GldJ, whose product is MKNFVRLAQGLSVCLLAAATLTGCSKGNPTAKNPGPISTATGLAYNDDGGFQVKEFRGQPEGPNLVFIQGGRTTLGSFEEDVAYTRDNLERTVTVASFYMDETEVANIHWLEYLFYVKVDSSREFYRSALPDTTVWARDLAYNDPYVDHYLRYPGFRYFPVVGVSWKQANDYCKWRTSVVNYNLYEQSGLDEIPAEVGGRIPLETGVVLPDYRLPTEAEWEYAAQALIGTQWLDENQTHKRLYPWDGHALRNPYGKQMGYFMANFKRGRGDYAGIAGKLNDGAMITAYVYEYPPNDFGLYNMAGNVNEWVLDVYRPLSFQDFEDMNPVRRDGTLDPSTGYDSRSNPRDTRSGVYNSLVTDNVRVYKGGSWKDVAYWMSPGTRRYLEEDSSTATVGFRCAMIRAGTNY
- a CDS encoding methylglyoxal synthase yields the protein MNTIKTIALVAHDNKKADLMEWAIHNKSILSNYELVATGTTGRLLEEETKLPIKRLRSGPLGGDQQLGAMIAEQKVDLLIFFWDPLEPQPHDPDVKALLRIAVVWNLPVACNRTTADMLIASPVLSDKSYQRKLPDFQNYIERKV
- a CDS encoding DASH family cryptochrome, with amino-acid sequence MSRKRTIFWLRNDLRLHDNHALVTALEKADEIVPVYCFDPRHYHTTSIDYPKTGSYRAQFLLETLTNLRDNFRKRGGDIIIRQGLPEKIIPDLAEQYEAREVVASKEVTTEEVKVEDKLEKALYAKGKSFTMVWQSTLLHVDDIPWPVRNLPDTFTDFRKESERSVEVRDLLPVPDTLPVPPDLVPGEIPHLEDLGLEETAIDERGVLHYKGGEDEGLKRLQAYIWEKDCLKSYKETRNGMLGADYSSKFSAWLANGSISPRKIYAEVKRYEEERRSNQSTYWMIFELRWRDYFRFVAKKYGNLLFVKGGPKQKTLEMNNDEEKFKCWAEGRTGIPFIDANMKEIALTGYMSNRGRQNVASFLVKDLKVNWIWGASYFESMLIDYDPCSNWGNWCYVAGVGNDPRENRYFNIMSQANRYDGKGEYVKHWLPELEPLPASAVHHPGYLREKELAGYGIRLPEDYPEPVVDFDKWL
- a CDS encoding carboxymuconolactone decarboxylase family protein, with the protein product MSIVDEFNDYRSRMNDKITSSDNKVLKRIFNLDTNAFSEGALDRRTKEMLGLVSSMVLRCDDCIRYHLGKCKEEGLTTAQVYEIFAIANLVGGTIVIPHLRRAVEYWEALGEEDNG
- a CDS encoding ComF family protein, encoding MLSDFLSLIYPSCCEACHTPLVKGEDLICTGCRMDLPLTNFHVEHESPLAIRFHGFAPIAYAVAYYKFTKSGRVQRLLHQLKYGNVPEIGSMLGKYYGFILSEAGYDKRSDVIIPVPLHSTRLRKRGYNQSAHFGYGLAASLNIPIEEHALQRIKKTSTQTKKGRLERMESLSGAFGNVKKEVVEGRRIMLVDDVITTGATLLACMEVLYQAGASEVGVAALAAGE
- the xth gene encoding exodeoxyribonuclease III, which gives rise to MAVKIISYNVNGIRAAMNKGLIEWLKATDADILCLQELKAMQEQVDLEAFRCLGYRHIAWHSAEKKGYSGVAILSRIEPENVTIGCDMPVYDCEGRVVVADFDGFSLMSVYMPSGSSGDLRQEFKMKWLSDFENYIAELKQEKTDLVICGDFNICHQAIDIHNPVSNKNSSGFLPEERDWMSAFIDSGFIDTFRHLNPNPHHYTWWSYRAGARKKNLGWRIDYHMISESMQNRLKRSVILPDAVHSDHCPILLEIE
- a CDS encoding M28 family metallopeptidase translates to MPFKALLLLLFSVYPIALQAQHPDVNVLTADSMHGRGYVMEGMQKAADYVASAFEELGLLPLPETKGYFQYFSHPVNTFPGEVSLSINGNLLQPGADYLADPASPSIAGRYVLHTTKGMPPTDNSLIVIRDTFASTERYNRILEEIRNYCALENTPGAGAILVTQRKLTWSVATEQYAKPLLIIKENAWIDRAENIDIRVEARFVSDFRAANVMAIARGTQQDSTVIIGAHYDHLGRMGRKTLFPGANDNASGTAMLLDLARYFSVHRPRYNMVFVAFASEEAGLIGSRFFTENPPTPLEQVRLMINLDLTGTGQEGITVVNGSILHGIFDELQSLNERRELLPVIKPRGEACNSDHCPFYNKGVPAIFIYTMGGIKAYHDIYDRAETLPLTEFINLKRLLIEYISSL
- a CDS encoding SOS response-associated peptidase family protein, which codes for MRFRYGLVSDISVIERKLQAAFRSSGYEKQFNASAGMVMPVVYDEGHLDFVRWGGRGISAVAATSGIVRHPRFRHAVRNRRCLVPANYWLLLGNPPYLMHSLTDRLVTYAGICNSYPHPTIENRYVTCYSIILCPAPDKLRSLVNYVPVTIQAGDRRKWLKKTASLNQVTRLLSPDRAADGFPVDPMINDPSLNNREAINPTGPTIDQHITLIRRKQTEELRTDRRRYKEMVGTAKERKVVEKRHES